The sequence AAAAAATCTATGTTATGTCCTCTGTGTCTAGGGAAAATCCAGCGATCTCCAATAACCGTTTCGATATAAAATTTATTTTATTGACTCTCTAAAATTTTTAAATTTTCTTTCGCTATTTCATTTTCTGGGTTTAATTCGACTGCTTTTTTATACGCAGTCATTGATTCATTATATGCACCTGAAGCATACAAAACATTTCCATAATTATACCATCCCTGGTCAAATACAGGTTTTGTGATAGTGGCATTTTTAAGAGCATTTTGAGCCTCATTCATTCTTCCAAGTAGATAGAGAATTCTACCTAAATTATTCCACGCATAACCATTATCCGGATTCAACATTGTTGCTTTTTGTAATGCAACAACGGCATCATTGTATCTATGTTGTTCTGAATATGCCCATCCCAGATTATTCCATGCATCCGAAAAGTCATTATCAAGGTTAAGTGCGATTTGAAGCGCAGAAATTGCATCATCTACTCTTCCAAGCCGAATCAATGTATACCCTAATGTACTTTGGGCATATTTATTTCCTGGATCTGTTTTTATTGCTCTATCAAGAGCATCATATGCTTTGTCAAATCTTCCGAGTTCATTGTATGCCCAACCCATATTTGTCCAGAAAATGCTATTGTTAGGATCAAGACGGGTGGCATTTTCAAGGGGATCA comes from Methanospirillum hungatei and encodes:
- a CDS encoding tetratricopeptide repeat protein — encoded protein: MKRFVPIVFIFILLCVFEFGLGVFATEMLPEPSIAQDLIQNGSYEEGLAILKNYTLNNTTDPVIWNSIGYALNNLGRFEEAIDPLENATRLDPNNSIFWTNMGWAYNELGRFDKAYDALDRAIKTDPGNKYAQSTLGYTLIRLGRVDDAISALQIALNLDNDFSDAWNNLGWAYSEQHRYNDAVVALQKATMLNPDNGYAWNNLGRILYLLGRMNEAQNALKNATITKPVFDQGWYNYGNVLYASGAYNESMTAYKKAVELNPENEIAKENLKILESQ